tttcatagaaatcattttgttttactaatgAATAAACAGGAAGTCTTAAAAGTTGGTAGGTCTAAAACAGAActtgttcaaatattttggcCAGAATGAAAGTGATAGGTATTGTGAATTGAATTGAAGATGtaagaatgttgttttttcatatttaattcttataattttttttgtctgatttgattCTGACTTCAGATAATCTTCCTAAAACTGTCAGgcacaaaaatctttttgttttctcctttaaaaaaaaaaaaatagatagaCCTGATTTTGTCCAAATCATAAATACTTCCTTGGTCTTATTCAGATCTCTCGGTAGGGCAGTCAGACTTGGGTagaatataaaaacattcaataaattgTGCATGTTGTCAAGATATATGAActtgaaaatgaaggaaaaggtATTTGGACCCAAAACGCTCTAAGCTAGTTGGAGTGTTTCTGACTGGCCTGAGAGTTTGGACAAGACAAATTCTCCAGAGGTCAAGCAAGGCAGATCAAATGATGGATTCATCTGACTGAAGGCTGCTGCATTTCATACTCTTTAAAGTATGAAATACTCTTTACTAACAGTGTTCAGCAGACGGTGTAATGCTGAAGATGTTAATTGGCAGCAAGTAGTTTTACATCGAACCACTTCAGAAATGTATATAACAGACAtgaggctttttaaaatttttttattagttacaCCATGAATACTTTGTATTATGGGATGCATTACGGGATGCATGGGTACACAACAAGAAGAGACTAAATACAAACTGCACTGTTTTTTGAAGTTTCAGACATTTTACCAGTAAACTTTCCCAACTATTTAACAGCCAGATTTACACCATGTTTACATGTTTAGATTGCAACCAGCATCTCTTCAGTATGTTCAGTATTTGACTTTCAGTAGAAATGCAAATCTTCCCCTTGGTAACAACTATTTTTTTACAGCCCTTTGTGCCAAATGTGAGAAACCTTTCCTGGGTCACCGCCATTACGAGAGAAAAGGTTTGGCTTACTGTGAGACGCATTACAATCAGGTAAGAAGCTAAAACTTGGCTTTGAATGACACGACTAACATCACATTGcaggtagacaatgaaggaatttgtttgctttctctCCTTGTTTCTCTGCTGTTAAGCTCTTTGGGGACGTGTGTTATCACTGCAACCGTGTGATTGAAGGCGATGGTGAGCATCGGTGTGATAAAACACATACGGTAATTAGGATCTTCTATGGTtcagtaatttaaaaagttctgtGGTTCAGTAATAAACAAAGTGTTGCTTTATGTGACAGCAGCTgaatcttctgtttttatttattttttctgcccCCCCTCAGTTGTGTCTGCTCTCAACAAAGCCTGGTGTGTCAGTTGTTTCTCCTGCTCCACCTGCAACACCAAGCTCACTCTCAAGTAAGTCTTAATATGTTCATTGATGCAAACCACAAAATCTAGTCACATGCAACTCTTCCACCTCATGTTTGTTGTGCTCttacttttctttaacatttttcacgTGCCTTAAAACAAGAACAGTTTTAATGGGAATGGCTTCTATATTACAACTTGCATCTTCACTCAGAATAATGTCCGTGTTTGTAATTAACTGCTGAATATCAAATCCTTTGAGCTTTAATGCCTCTGTATTATTCAAATGActaattgtaatttttagaaaaatcttcAAGTCTTCAAAGTATTGCATAAAATTGGTATCATTAATGAATATAACAAATCAAATTGTGAAATTAACAGTGGTGTAAAATTCATGGGTTTTGTGTTATATTTCAAAATCTAATAATGTATGCTGTCTGAATGTGGTTATGTATTGTAAATGCCTAGAATTGttgaatatttctgtattaattaACATAACATTCAAAGGTGGACGACTAAAAGGAAAGCAAACAGAACTGTTTTTTAGCTAGTATTTTAACTTGTTTGATGAAAATGTCACTAACAAACCCTCaagttgctttgattatttttaaacttgagTGTGTTTTGAAATGACAGCCACACAAGATAAGGTTTCTGTGATAATTTTACTATTGGAACACTTTACTTACATTTCATTTGACTGGGCATTTAATTAGGATGGAATGAAAACATACAGTTTACTACATCTTATGGACAGTGTTGAGCTGCTTCATTAAAGATCAACATCTTAAGTTTAAAGGAATTAATAATCATGAGCTTATGATCaatcttttttccccacaacaTGACTTCAGTGCTCTGTGGTGTTAAGTGTCTTAGAGGTCATAATGTGACAGTTGTACTTATGACTGTACTCTTATGaattaatgtttgaaaattttGAGCTATAAATCTCCTGTGTGGTAAACACTAGAAACTCTTTAGTGATCTGGTAAAGTTTAGTAGATAATCAATTTCCATCGTTGCAAActaaaattgaatttttttgtgttttttttttttaattaaatggtTATGAATTATAATTACATTAAAAGCTCCATGCATATGCTAAACACTTTAAGTAGAAGTCAAATCACTGACTAACATGCTTGAGCTGTAGTTCAGCTGtgaattaatatatttatacagTGGGTGAAAAATGTTGCACTCTGGGACTTGAGTCCATATCCTGGAAGCCAGAACCAACAGTTGAGGtgtaatgaaaacatatttcaacACTTGATCAAGACATCTGCTTATCAAAGCATTACAAACATGgaaaagggataaaaaaaagatttggagCATTCAGTGTACCTTAGCACAttcaatatacagtatttaaCTATGTTACTAAAGGCAACTGTTAACACAGGCTGGGGGTAGATGAGTAATTATGTCTTCACTACACACTGGAGGAACTTGGACAGGTGAATTTTGGCAGGTAATGGCAGCATGTTCTCGTCCGGTGAGACGAAACTCAAGAAGTGCTGTTTGAAAGTTGCCCATTCACCAAATGTCATACCCAGGAGGACTTTCAGATCTTCTGTGTCACCAAAGACCAGAGCAGAGCCATTGAGCTTatgttttttcactgtttccCTGTACGTACTGTCCAATTTCATCCTCtccatctgaaaaaaaatcaatataaaacaCAGTGTTGTTAGTGTGCCTGTTAGAAATGTTAGGTCAATGAGTAAGGCTGagaaatgttataaaatattttatcacaaaatgaacaaagaaaTGTGCACAACTGtcacagcaaaaacataaagtgaTGGAAAAATGTCCAACAAGATCTCTTTCTGAAAAACTGTCACAACAATTTTAAAtctgaaggtttttaaaaaattaactagAAAGATCTAGACAGATCTTTAAAGAACAATCTAGAACAAAAATATCCAatggaaataaatgaattaatatcCAAGATATGCTATAAGTGCATAGGTCATACAGACTAACTTTGTCTGAACTCACCTCTTCACATATGTCGTCTGTGGTCATTTTGATAAGACTTGTGACTGGAAGAGGAGCTATGTTTCTCATCCAACCAGAATTTTCCAGCCTGCTTGTCCCTCTGATAAGAGCCAGTTCCCTCTTGACTGACTGATCCAGATTCACCATCCCTACCTGAAAGATCTCCAGGTTCTTTAAGGTGAACTCAAACTCATCATCCTTGAGTAACGCTTCGAACACTTCAGGATCTCCATCCTGCTCGAGGAGGTCCTCGATGTGTGTCCGCATCACATAGAGCTCCTCCCTGGACTCGCTGAAGACCTCCCAAAGGGTCTTTGAATCATCAGAGCTCATGTTCTGTTGATCAATCGCTGCTCTCTGCTTTTCATCCTCCACACACTGGAGGATCCAGCTGAATCGACAGGGCCACTGGTTGGCTAGAACCACCCATGCTGCAGTGTGCTCTGGGTCAGGAAACTCTTTCTTCAGTAACTTCATGATTATGACCGTTACCCAGACAGAGCTGATCGTCCTCTTCATTGAGATGGCATCATCTAACATGTACTTGTTCAGCTTTTTTTCACCGTTGCTAAGTATTGTCTGAACCATTGTTTCCAATTTATCCTCCTTCACACCTAAAGTATCTCTATTTGTGTTGATCAGAGGATTTGACTCCTTTAATTCCTCAATTGCCACCACAGACAGATCTATTGAAGATGTCGTTCTCCTGTCTCTGTTCCATCTTAAAAAGGAATCTTCAGAGATGCCTGGAGTGTTGTTAAGACTGTTAAATAAGCTGCGCTTTGAATTTTCACACATTGGTGGGACTGTGAAGGCCAGAGTGACTATGCGGTTCAGCAGTGCGTGAGCTCTGTCCTCTTTACAGAAGCAGTTTTCtgcaaatttcactttttttaacaGAACATTTGGATTTACAGCCAGGATGGAAAGAACTGGGCTTTCCTCATCTGAGAGTAAAATATTGATGGCCTCCAGGACTCCAACAATTTTCTTGGGGGAGCAACGGTCCAGATTAGTAATTTTCAACACAATACGAATCCTCCTCCTTTCAAAAACCTCCATGAACTTGATGAATTGAGTCAGAAACCACATTTCTTTCCTGACTTCATTCATGAATCCCAATTGGTTGCTGATCCGTTCACTGTCCATTCCTCGTTTAATGTTCTGTTCTTGACTGAAAATGAGGTTCTTGACCATCTGAAAGGCAAACCTGAGTAATGTTACTGCTGGGACTCCTAAGGATGCAATAGCAAAGCCCTCCAGTAGATTCATCTCACTGTTTGCTTCAGTCTCCAGCTCCTCTGGTTTTATTTCACCATTaggaaaaacccaaacaaaaaagACCACTACGAGAACTACTGGGACAACAATGATGAACAGTAGGAAAAACCACAGGGGACAGCAGCAAACCTTCTTGGATATCCAGTTATTGGGGATGTCCTTCACCTCCTGAAGTGAAAAAAGTAACCCAAGAAGAAAAAATGGTTATCAACCACTGCTGTGGTTTAGGGACATGTGTCTACATAAAAAATGCTGACTTTCTATCAGTTTGTTGCCCACTTTTTGTTTGGAAACCACTAAGTACCTGGAAGATAGCTtggtaaaataaatgcatcGTTCCTGCAGATTTAATCCCTATAGTGCAAATGTCGAATTTGATCTCAACATGAGATCAATATTTAATGAGTAGATTCAGTTGAGTaaaattattgttaatttttggaaaaagcCAGTGGACAGCAGGTTAATGTCTTACACATTAAACAAGAGAAGTACCAAAAAGACACCAACTGGCTGTCCAACAAGGCATTTGAAGTCCCTTGCAGAATATTTCTCAGTGATTTCTTGTATTacctacaaaaacacacataacCTCTAAATATGTTCTTAAGGTAAAGAAAAGCCAACAAAAAACTCACCTTTGCCTTAACTTCATCCCTTTTATCATATTGAGTAACACGATAGAGTGCGAGTTGCAGTTTCCCAAAATTCATCTGCATGGCATTAAACAATCGTATGGCTATCCCAGCCCATAGCATGTCACTGCCAGCAAAATGCCAAGCACTGAAATTCACATAAAGGAACCTGACGTTATGGTGATTCTGGTTCTCCGTAGTCCAGACTGGTGTGTAGAAGAGCAACCTCACAATGAGAACCAAGAAGTCTTTGACAGAATGTTTGACTGCACGgggtttttgtcctttttcagaTTTCTCCTCAATCCTCAAAGACTCCCGATTTGTGtacactgaaaaacaacaattacaaTATTTACATTGAGGATGTAGGTAGTTTAGATCCAAATGATCGTATTAGAAAATATGGATGAACAATATCATCATCATATCTTCTGCACTGATAAAAAAAGGCATCTGTGACCCAGTATtggaaaagcagaataaaaaatatattttaatatattttctatgGATGATTTGTTTAATAACTCGTCTCAAGCAGAAACAAAGTCGGAAAAAACGTAAAAAGCATTAtaatcaaaaatgtaatattatgCATCCAACCTCTAAAATCAAGGTATTGAGATAATTCTCtggtaaatatttaacattttatagaCTTTACCTGTATGGCTTCAAGTAAAATACACTTAAACAAAGAACTAAATCCAATACTTGCTCCAGGAAAACAATCATTGTCTCAGAGCCTCATTATTCTGTGAATTTTATTATCTGAACTTGAAGCTTGATATGAAATGTGCAATAAATCTgccaaagtaaaaagaaaaataataattcctgTTGCAGCAGGACCTTCAGGGTACAGCAGCaatacttttcttttccatGGAGGCCTGTCACCACTCAGACTTGTTGACATGAGTTGTCTTTGTAATATATTTCCAAACATTGAATCAACAAGGTGAATTCATATGTGCAGCCTGACTTATCTTTTTTGTGTACTTTGTTTATTCCTATAACTCTCCAGAATTTTGTTTACCATGCTTTTTAAAAGAAgcatcttttttaaaagatataaGGATGACTTAGGTGACTcagtaaaaagcaaaaaaatgtcCCTTTTTAAATGCATCCAGTCAGTTTTTAAGAAGTTATTAAGACCTTTGGGTTTCACTGCATATGTTTGGACATAATATGTTGTAATATTCTGTCACCATAATATTATCATGGACAGGTGCAGTTTGCACAGTCAGCGCATCATAGTTTCACACGTCTCTGTCATGTTCACAGCTCACACAGCAGATAAGGAGACGGTGTCATAAACACTGCAAACATGCAAATCATCTGATGCAGAAAGTAGTCATCAGTGTCACACAGAGTAAACCCAGACAGGTATAAGTGGTTGTTTTAGAAACAATCTGCTTGTACTTTTCACACCATTTACCTCCTATTTGATCGAGAATCACATACAGTCGGTCTTGACAAGAAGAGTAGAGTCCCACTGTTGCTGGTGATGAAACCTTCGTTAGCGTCTTGGACAGAGCGTATGCATAGATATTATCTGAAAGCAGATTTATGTGAACAGTTAACGTGGCTAACTCATTATAATGCAGGTAATATTGCTATTGACTAAAGATATATTATTCTTTAAGTCTGTAGATGTGGAGGTGTTCTATTTGTAAGCTCTGCAGATCTACATATTTCCTGGCACAATTGTAAACTTTGGTCCAAGAAACGTCTCATAAACTTGTAGAGGACCTTCATTGGGTTTCACTGTTCTCTGCATTCACTCGCTTCATACTTCAGCGTTTTACACTTTATTACTCTTACAAACCTTGCACATTGAGAGACAGAAGTTGTTGCCTATTCTACTTTGCAGACAAGATCAAATGCAGTCAAATTATCTAATTATGctcaaacattattttactcTAGCCACATGATTGGATTTAGGTCAAGCCTTTGACAGAACCATTCTAATCTGAATATGCTTCGATCTAAACCACTTCATTGAGATCTTGTAGAGTTTCATTGTCTAACTGGATGTTGTTTTGAAGCCTTAAACAGAGTTTCATCCTTAATACCATTCATTTTCTGATCAACCCCAACTGTCATCCCCACAAAATGATGCTGTCACCATCATGTTGACTATTGTGAACATGTTTATTAAAGTAATGTGCAGAAATGAAAATTTCTGCAATCACTATATTAATAAGAGTGTTAATATGTACATGATATCTGCAGTACATTTTCTTCTGAACTTAAATTCTGTAAGAGACGCTGGTTTATGGCTGCATAGAgatgcagttggtagcactgcaGCAGCAAGAAGATCCTGGATCTGAATCCcagcatgttctccctgtgcatgcatgggttctctgaGGGTAGTCTGGCTTTTTCCCACagtacaaaaacatgactgtaatGTCAATTGGTTTCTCTGAATTCTCCTTacgcatgtgtgtgtatggctGTTTGCCCAGTGACTGGTCACCACTGGAGATAGCCACCAAAGCCCTTAGCGACCCCACAAAGATCAGCATGTTAAATAATAGATGGACACGGGTTTATCAGACAttccaaaattaaaaagtgtggATATATTCTTAAATTTACCAAAATTTGAATGATTTATCTTGAGTTAAGATACATAGCATATATTATTTAAGATGAATAAgatagacttagacttagactgactttattgtcattttgcatgcacagggtgtatacagaacgaaatttcgttgcatacggctcaggacaatgttgtgaggttccaatgttgtgtttcggaacctggtggacctgcaccggatgctgcggaacctctttccagagggcagcagggagaacagtccatggtgggggtgtgaggggtcactgacgatgtttcggcctcgggacatgCAGttctgggatgaaatgtcctgaatggagggaaggggggccccgatgatcctctctgctgtccgcaccactctcctcacgttcttccagtcggaggcgctgcagcctccacaccacacagagaggcagctggtcagaatgctctctatggtgcttctgtagaacgtcttgaggatgggcgggggcaggtgtgctcttctcatcctccgcaggaaatacaagcgtttctgtgccctcttgaccagatGAATATTCATTGGCatatacattttcattaaagCTCTAAATGTGTAATTACTTTTCAGGCACAGTCAGAGGGAGACTTAGTAGATGTAACTACAGCAAGGTAAAGCACATCAGCTGTTTGGATGTGTGACATTTCTTGGTAAAAACAACTGCAGTCTTGCAATGTTTTTACACCAATTGTGTCAGGAATTGCAGGAGCTGCTTAAGTATCATGAGACCGATAGGGGGTATTGTGTCCTCTCCCATCTATCATTTAATTTGCTCAGTTGTGATTCTGTTGTCTTGAAATTTTCAGAAAGACAAGACTTGTGCAATAGCAGCTACTGAAAATGCTCTCAAACTCCTTGTGTTTGCTCCTTCTACCTTTACCCCTCCAGACTTTCAAACACCTTATGGCTGCTGTTCATTAATTTAGTCCAGACAGGCACTGTTCCCATCAAACAGGATAGAAATCAGAAGCTGAACTCACACAGAGCCACCACTGATTCACATAATAATGTTTGCGAAGTGTTAGGGAGAACTCATTTGCACCCTGCAACAGAGTGAAAATAGAGTCCTTCTGGGGAGAAGGGAAGTACTCTTCTACATGCACATTCATTTCTTGTGGAATAACTCACCTGTTGTTGCCTCCTTCATGATGACTGTAGGATGGGACACACAGCTGTCAGAGAAAACACCTttgatctgtgaaaaataagaaacagcAAGGCTCTCAGCTTGGGACACTTTGGAGACATTTCTGCAGCCATGTGTAATCTGTTTAGCTCCAGCTCTCTCCTCACTTCCCTCCTCTCacatctcttcctctcctcAAACCTCTAAGGGACTAATACATGtcattgcatttattttttattgatcatTCATAAAGGTTTAATGCTGTATTTATGAAGGATATTGTTAATACAATATTTACTAGTAGCTTATATTTCGTATGTTTAAAAACAAGTCACGGTGTATTTAATTCTGAAAAATGGGCTTTATGTTTATTTACCTGCTTTAAATGTACCCTAACATAGCCATTCAACAATTATGTCGAAGCTTTTGAACATTTATGGCTGTAGAACAAAAgatttattaacatttacagCTATTTAAATTGACATTGTTTGCATTCATAAAGCATTATTGCCAAAACTTTTAATAGGCTTCGTTTTCTGATGTTCGGGgaccaataaaatgttaatatattcCTTTTAAACCTATAAACTAATCAGCTGGCATTTACTACAATATCATCTATGTTCCTAATTCTGTAAAGGGCTGACAACACGTTACTGAACTCTGCAATTACTTGCACTGGAGTCttagtgtgaaaaaaaaaaatccacaaaagaACCATCATTATGTATTTGCAGTTATAACTTGATGCTGAAGATTTCTGCACCATTTCTTTCATCTTCATCTATGTTTCGGATTCATCCTGGTAGAACAGCTTTGATCAAATTCTGTTAAAGAATCCTACTGGGCTGACTCGGCCAAAACAGAAAGTGAGTTATTCCCTTTTTAACAACTGTGCCGTTAATTTAGTTCAGAGCTTTGGGTAGTCCGTGTGGTTCCCAGTTCTGCGGTTTCTTTGTTCTCATCCTCGTCATCTCCTCACGCAGGTTACCTTTGCTAATCTATAtcatgggcgtaggtttgggtatggacggtcgtgacatgtcacgaccaatattcaagggatataaaatagtcccgaccaatttttgccatataaataaaaaaaaaagaacatatgtattttttaacaaaaacaaaataaataaacgaaaatctacattgattagtttaatatttcaatatactacgcagtggtagcattcattttaaatgctggtGAGTTGGCgagtaagttgtaaggtccaCCTAAaacgtagaccaaacctacgcccttgaTCTATATGAATATGAATTTCCCGAGTTTCGTTTTGACTTCCTGGTTTCTCATCTGCTCCGTTGATGCTGGACAAACTTCCACGGCTAGCTCCATCCAGTCCCTCTGCTGCTGCGATACTTGTccgacctccaacccctccacTCGGCTGCCTTCATCTTGGTACTCACCCGAAAAAACGGTTCTGCACCTCGACACCAATCTGTGCCGCAGACTCACCCACTGGATTCTAACACCAAACACCTGCAGCGAGTCAAGACTGTTGCTACCTGGCGCCCTCATGAGGACGACCGCACGAACTGCAACAAAGGGTTAAACATGCAGACACCTCTCTGGTCCAATCAGAAATTGCCTTTTTCCCCCCCAGGTTCTTTtacaaaattcttttttttttttttttcccccagtttgAAGTGATCTTAGAAGAGAATCGTGATCATGAAAAGTTTCAATCTGGCTTTAAAAAGTTTCACAGCACTAAACCTGCTATCCTAAAGTTTTCAATGACCTGGTTATAACTGTTTTTGAAAATCCCTGCTCTTTGAGGTCTAAGAGCCTTGTTTGACATTGGATTATTGCATCCTTTTATCAAGGCTTGAGCATTGCGTGGGGTTGGAAGAAATTGTGCTACATTGGTTTAAGTCtttaatggggggaaaaaaagcttccCAATCCAGGTAGATGCATAGTCTTCAGCTGCAACACTTGTTACTTGGGGAGTTCTGCAATGATTCATTCAAGGG
This genomic stretch from Xiphophorus hellerii strain 12219 chromosome 4, Xiphophorus_hellerii-4.1, whole genome shotgun sequence harbors:
- the nkpd1 gene encoding NTPase KAP family P-loop domain-containing protein 1 isoform X2, giving the protein MKEATTDNIYAYALSKTLTKVSSPATVGLYSSCQDRLYVILDQIGVYTNRESLRIEEKSEKGQKPRAVKHSVKDFLVLIVRLLFYTPVWTTENQNHHNVRFLYVNFSAWHFAGSDMLWAGIAIRLFNAMQMNFGKLQLALYRVTQYDKRDEVKAKEVKDIPNNWISKKVCCCPLWFFLLFIIVVPVVLVVVFFVWVFPNGEIKPEELETEANSEMNLLEGFAIASLGVPAVTLLRFAFQMVKNLIFSQEQNIKRGMDSERISNQLGFMNEVRKEMWFLTQFIKFMEVFERRRIRIVLKITNLDRCSPKKIVGVLEAINILLSDEESPVLSILAVNPNVLLKKVKFAENCFCKEDRAHALLNRIVTLAFTVPPMCENSKRSLFNSLNNTPGISEDSFLRWNRDRRTTSSIDLSVVAIEELKESNPLINTNRDTLGVKEDKLETMVQTILSNGEKKLNKYMLDDAISMKRTISSVWVTVIIMKLLKKEFPDPEHTAAWVVLANQWPCRFSWILQCVEDEKQRAAIDQQNMSSDDSKTLWEVFSESREELYVMRTHIEDLLEQDGDPEVFEALLKDDEFEFTLKNLEIFQVGMVNLDQSVKRELALIRGTSRLENSGWMRNIAPLPVTSLIKMTTDDICEEMERMKLDSTYRETVKKHKLNGSALVFGDTEDLKVLLGMTFGEWATFKQHFLSFVSPDENMLPLPAKIHLSKFLQCVVKT
- the nkpd1 gene encoding NTPase KAP family P-loop domain-containing protein 1 isoform X3, coding for MKEATTDNIYAYALSKTLTKVSSPATVGLYSSCQDRLYVILDQIGVYTNRESLRIEEKSEKGQKPRAVKHSVKDFLVLIVRLLFYTPVWTTENQNHHNVRFLYVNFSAWHFAGSDMLWAGIAIRLFNAMQMNFGKLQLALYRVTQYDKRDEVKAKEVKDIPNNWISKKVCCCPLWFFLLFIIVVPVVLVVVFFVWVFPNGEIKPEELETEANSEMNLLEGFAIASLGVPAVTLLRFAFQMVKNLIFSQEQNIKRGMDSERISNQLGFMNEVRKEMWFLTQFIKFMEVFERRRIRIVLKITNLDRCSPKKIVGVLEAINILLSDEESPVLSILAVNPNVLLKKVKFAENCFCKEDRAHALLNRIVTLAFTVPPMCENSKRSLFNSLNNTPGISEDSFLRWNRDRRTTSSIDLSVVAIEELKESNPLINTNRDTLGVKEDKLETMVQTILSNGEKKLNKYMLDDAISMKRTISSVWVTVIIMKLLKKEFPDPEHTAAWVVLANQWPCRFSWILQCVEDEKQRAAIDQQNMSSDDSKTLWEVFSESREELYVMRTHIEDLLEQDGDPEVFEALLKDDEFEFTLKNLEIFQVGMVNLDQSVKRELALIRGTSRLENSGWMRNIAPLPVTSLIKMTTDDICEEMERMKLDSTYRETVKKHKLNGSALVFGDTEDLKVLLDQRCFL
- the nkpd1 gene encoding NTPase KAP family P-loop domain-containing protein 1 isoform X4, producing the protein MLWAGIAIRLFNAMQMNFGKLQLALYRVTQYDKRDEVKAKEVKDIPNNWISKKVCCCPLWFFLLFIIVVPVVLVVVFFVWVFPNGEIKPEELETEANSEMNLLEGFAIASLGVPAVTLLRFAFQMVKNLIFSQEQNIKRGMDSERISNQLGFMNEVRKEMWFLTQFIKFMEVFERRRIRIVLKITNLDRCSPKKIVGVLEAINILLSDEESPVLSILAVNPNVLLKKVKFAENCFCKEDRAHALLNRIVTLAFTVPPMCENSKRSLFNSLNNTPGISEDSFLRWNRDRRTTSSIDLSVVAIEELKESNPLINTNRDTLEMKEDELEKMVQTILSNGERKLNKYMLDDAISMKRTISSVWVTVIIMKLLKKEFPDPEHTAAWVVLANQWPCRFSWILQCVEDEKQRAAIDQQNMSSDDSKTLWEVFSESREELYVMRTHIEDLLEQDGDPEVFEALLKDDEFEFTLKNLEIFQVGMVNLDQSVRRELALIRGTSRLENSGWMRNIAPLPVTSLIKMTTDDICEEMERMKLDSTYRETVKKHKLNGSALVFGDTEDLKALLGMTFGEWATFKQHFLSFVSPIRPQDENMLPLPAKTHLSKLLRCVVKK
- the nkpd1 gene encoding NTPase KAP family P-loop domain-containing protein 1 isoform X1 codes for the protein MKEATTDNIYAYALSKTLTKVSSPATVGLYSSCQDRLYVILDQIGVYTNRESLRIEEKSEKGQKPRAVKHSVKDFLVLIVRLLFYTPVWTTENQNHHNVRFLYVNFSAWHFAGSDMLWAGIAIRLFNAMQMNFGKLQLALYRVTQYDKRDEVKAKEVKDIPNNWISKKVCCCPLWFFLLFIIVVPVVLVVVFFVWVFPNGEIKPEELETEANSEMNLLEGFAIASLGVPAVTLLRFAFQMVKNLIFSQEQNIKRGMDSERISNQLGFMNEVRKEMWFLTQFIKFMEVFERRRIRIVLKITNLDRCSPKKIVGVLEAINILLSDEESPVLSILAVNPNVLLKKVKFAENCFCKEDRAHALLNRIVTLAFTVPPMCENSKRSLFNSLNNTPGISEDSFLRWNRDRRTTSSIDLSVVAIEELKESNPLINTNRDTLEMKEDELEKMVQTILSNGERKLNKYMLDDAISMKRTISSVWVTVIIMKLLKKEFPDPEHTAAWVVLANQWPCRFSWILQCVEDEKQRAAIDQQNMSSDDSKTLWEVFSESREELYVMRTHIEDLLEQDGDPEVFEALLKDDEFEFTLKNLEIFQVGMVNLDQSVRRELALIRGTSRLENSGWMRNIAPLPVTSLIKMTTDDICEEMERMKLDSTYRETVKKHKLNGSALVFGDTEDLKALLGMTFGEWATFKQHFLSFVSPIRPQDENMLPLPAKTHLSKLLRCVVKK